The proteins below come from a single Mesobacillus jeotgali genomic window:
- the rnz gene encoding ribonuclease Z, with the protein MDVFFLGTGAGIPAKLRNVTSIALKLLEERGAVWLFDCGEATQHQILHTNIKPRRIEKIFITHLHGDHIYGLPGLLSSRSFQGGESLVTVYGPPGIKEYIEISLKISKSYLKYPIEIIELEEGVIFEDEQFIVEARLLEHGIPSYGYRVKEKDRPGTLLADKLQAAGVKPGPDYRKIKNGEEVILDDGTVIDPAEFVGPPQKGRVVTILGDTRVCENAAVLAKNADLLVHEATFSADEGSLAFEYFHSTTLQAAEIALNADVKKLCLTHISSRYDQNDWKELGAEAQTVFANTVVSEDFMEISVPYDND; encoded by the coding sequence ATGGATGTTTTTTTTCTTGGAACAGGTGCAGGTATCCCGGCCAAACTGAGGAATGTGACCTCAATCGCATTGAAATTGCTGGAGGAGCGCGGAGCCGTTTGGCTGTTCGACTGCGGCGAAGCAACTCAACACCAAATTTTACATACAAACATAAAGCCCCGCAGAATTGAAAAGATTTTCATTACTCACCTGCACGGAGACCATATATATGGTTTGCCGGGACTGCTGTCTAGCCGTTCCTTCCAGGGAGGGGAGTCATTGGTTACCGTGTATGGTCCCCCCGGGATCAAGGAGTATATTGAAATATCTTTAAAAATCAGTAAATCTTACTTGAAATATCCGATTGAAATCATTGAGCTTGAGGAAGGTGTTATTTTTGAAGATGAGCAATTCATCGTAGAAGCAAGACTGTTGGAGCATGGAATTCCTTCGTATGGGTACAGAGTAAAGGAGAAGGACCGTCCCGGCACTCTTCTTGCCGATAAGCTTCAAGCTGCAGGTGTAAAGCCCGGTCCAGACTACAGAAAAATCAAGAATGGGGAAGAAGTCATATTGGACGACGGAACGGTCATCGATCCTGCTGAGTTTGTCGGTCCGCCGCAAAAAGGAAGGGTTGTTACGATCTTGGGTGACACAAGGGTTTGTGAAAATGCTGCAGTTCTTGCCAAAAATGCAGATCTTCTCGTTCATGAAGCTACTTTTTCAGCAGATGAAGGTTCACTTGCATTTGAATATTTTCATTCGACCACTCTGCAGGCTGCTGAAATAGCCTTGAATGCAGATGTAAAAAAGCTGTGCCTGACCCATATTAGCTCCAGGTATGACCAAAATGACTGGAAGGAGCTTGGAGCGGAAGCACAAACAGTGTTTGCCAATACGGTTGTTTCAGAAGATTTTATGGAAATCTCCGTTCCTTATGACAATGATTGA
- a CDS encoding glycosyltransferase — protein MLLLTLLSLTLIIWILATIDALIGFRKMDSLEKAEVAGHGQKLSVIVAARNEEEHISQSIRTQLNQTYKNTEWILVNDRSEDDTGKMMEHLKSSDSRIRVIHIESLPEGWLGKNYALYKGCQRATGNLLLFTDADVLYHPEAFAKAVGYFEKHDLDHLTAAPNLSAKPFWLKAFVAFFLFGFSYYKRPWLGNNPRSKTGVGIGAFNMITRSAYEKVGTHEYIRMRPDDDLQLGMMIKRIGLKQRIVTAMTLIEVEWYQSLKEALAGLEKNTFAGLHYRISMVLFSVFGVFVSQVVPFFTLFSNNQAVAILSAVNLIFLAFLYVMVTKKMTRFSPWMFFVLPFTALIFIFSILRASYLTFRRGGIIWRGTKYTLAELRKNTLR, from the coding sequence ATGTTGCTTCTAACCTTACTGTCTTTAACTTTAATCATCTGGATTTTGGCGACAATCGATGCCTTGATTGGTTTTAGGAAAATGGATTCCCTCGAAAAGGCTGAGGTTGCCGGCCATGGACAAAAGCTTAGCGTCATCGTGGCTGCCAGGAATGAAGAAGAACATATTTCCCAAAGCATTCGCACCCAGCTGAACCAAACCTACAAAAATACCGAGTGGATCCTGGTCAATGACCGTTCCGAGGATGATACTGGCAAAATGATGGAACACCTGAAAAGCTCTGATTCGAGAATTAGAGTGATCCATATCGAAAGTTTGCCAGAAGGGTGGCTCGGCAAGAACTACGCACTCTATAAAGGCTGCCAGCGCGCGACAGGGAACCTGCTCTTATTTACAGATGCTGATGTTTTGTACCATCCCGAGGCTTTTGCAAAAGCGGTTGGCTATTTTGAGAAACATGACCTTGATCATTTAACCGCAGCACCGAACCTTAGTGCAAAGCCGTTCTGGCTGAAGGCCTTTGTTGCTTTCTTCTTATTCGGCTTTTCCTATTACAAGAGACCCTGGCTCGGCAATAATCCACGCTCAAAAACCGGAGTCGGCATCGGAGCATTCAATATGATCACCCGGTCGGCCTATGAAAAAGTCGGCACACATGAATATATAAGGATGCGGCCCGATGATGACTTGCAGCTGGGAATGATGATTAAGCGAATAGGTCTCAAGCAGCGGATTGTCACGGCTATGACACTCATTGAAGTGGAATGGTACCAAAGCCTGAAGGAAGCTTTAGCAGGACTGGAGAAGAACACCTTTGCCGGCCTCCACTATCGGATCAGCATGGTGCTATTTTCGGTGTTCGGCGTCTTTGTATCCCAGGTCGTGCCGTTCTTCACTCTTTTTTCAAATAATCAGGCAGTCGCCATTTTAAGTGCTGTCAATCTTATATTCCTGGCTTTCCTTTATGTGATGGTAACAAAGAAGATGACCCGCTTTTCACCATGGATGTTCTTTGTCCTTCCCTTCACTGCCCTGATATTCATTTTCTCCATCCTGAGAGCCAGCTACCTTACATTTAGAAGAGGCGGCATTATCTGGCGCGGAACGAAATATACGCTTGCGGAATTAAGAAAAAACACATTGCGGTGA
- a CDS encoding histidine phosphatase family protein gives MKTIYLVRHASAAGQPVDSPLTEQGRKQALALVDFFKRKEIDTIYCSPFKRAVDTIKPLSDSRGIRVQEDDRLGERVLSTVNLEDWRDKLKQSFEDFELVFEGGESHSAAMNRAKSLIEDLLCSEHEHILLVSHGNMTTLLMRYFNESFGYDCLMEMTNPDVFELVVSNEETMLNRIWDDRI, from the coding sequence TTGAAAACAATCTATCTTGTACGTCATGCAAGTGCGGCTGGTCAGCCTGTAGACTCACCGCTGACCGAACAGGGCAGGAAGCAGGCGCTGGCACTAGTGGACTTTTTCAAACGAAAAGAAATAGATACCATCTATTGTAGCCCTTTTAAAAGAGCGGTCGATACAATTAAACCTCTTTCTGATTCAAGAGGGATAAGAGTTCAGGAGGATGACAGACTTGGAGAAAGAGTGCTTAGTACAGTCAACCTTGAGGACTGGCGAGATAAGCTAAAGCAAAGCTTTGAGGATTTTGAGCTTGTATTTGAAGGCGGAGAATCTCATTCTGCTGCGATGAATCGAGCCAAATCATTGATTGAGGATTTATTATGTTCAGAACATGAACATATTTTACTGGTCAGCCATGGTAACATGACGACATTGCTAATGAGGTATTTCAATGAAAGCTTCGGTTACGACTGCCTGATGGAAATGACGAATCCCGATGTATTCGAACTGGTCGTTTCCAACGAAGAAACGATGCTTAATAGAATATGGGATGACCGAATTTAG
- a CDS encoding ArsR/SmtB family transcription factor — translation MKEQDVCQVNCVHDEKVEQVSAELKEQNTFEAAKIFKALSDETRIKIAYSLYVGKELCVCDVAAVVNSSTATASHHLRLLKNLGLAKYRKEGKLVYYSLVDDHVKQLIHLAFEHQKELDMND, via the coding sequence TTGAAGGAGCAGGATGTCTGCCAGGTCAATTGCGTCCATGACGAAAAAGTGGAACAGGTGTCCGCTGAACTGAAAGAACAAAATACATTTGAAGCCGCAAAAATTTTCAAGGCTTTATCAGATGAAACAAGGATTAAAATCGCATACTCACTATATGTAGGCAAAGAGCTTTGTGTTTGTGATGTAGCTGCGGTCGTCAATTCGTCCACTGCTACTGCTTCCCACCATTTAAGGCTGTTGAAGAATCTTGGTCTGGCTAAATACCGCAAAGAAGGGAAGCTTGTGTATTATTCACTGGTGGATGACCATGTGAAGCAATTGATTCACCTGGCGTTTGAACATCAAAAGGAGTTGGATATGAATGACTGA
- a CDS encoding class I SAM-dependent methyltransferase: MPYDQLEITAIDYSEDMLQKAKEKFEGSSITFLKMDAQQLEFNDGSFDYVIGSLILSVVPDSTKAFGEMIRVCRKEGLVVVFDKFAQPGKGLSFVKKAFRHVIKLLGTDIGVSFEEISQTESARVRLISDEGVMFGNTYRRILLKKV, encoded by the coding sequence TTGCCTTATGACCAATTGGAGATTACGGCAATTGATTACTCGGAGGATATGCTGCAAAAAGCGAAGGAGAAATTCGAAGGCTCGTCGATCACCTTTTTAAAAATGGATGCCCAACAGCTTGAGTTTAACGATGGATCGTTCGATTATGTTATCGGAAGCTTGATCTTATCAGTAGTACCTGACAGCACAAAAGCATTTGGCGAAATGATCAGAGTTTGCCGCAAGGAAGGTCTGGTGGTCGTTTTCGATAAATTTGCACAGCCAGGCAAAGGGCTGTCTTTTGTCAAAAAAGCTTTCAGGCATGTAATCAAACTGCTTGGAACGGACATCGGCGTATCCTTTGAGGAAATCAGCCAAACGGAAAGTGCGAGAGTTAGGCTGATTTCAGATGAAGGAGTTATGTTCGGCAATACGTACCGGAGAATTTTACTGAAAAAAGTCTAA
- the namA gene encoding NADPH dehydrogenase NamA has product MEKKLFSPYKIKDLTLKNRIVMAPMCMYSCEKEDGIVTDFHMTHYVSRAVGQVGLVILEATAVTPQGRISHQDLGIWSDEHVPGLTALTEQIKQSGAAAGIQLAHAGRKAALRDEIIAPSALAFDEKYKEPKAMTVEEIKETVEAFRLAAERSKRAGFDVIEIHAAHGYLINQFLSPLTNKRDDEYGGTAENRFRFLRAILEEVKTVWDGPLFVRVSASDYHEEGLTVDDYVTIGASLKELGVDLIDVSSGAVVPARIHAYPGYQVKFAEKIKHEADIATGAVGLITTGIQAEEILQNDRAELIFIARELLRDPYWPRTAAKELGTSIESPKQYERGWIF; this is encoded by the coding sequence ATGGAAAAGAAATTATTTTCCCCTTATAAAATTAAAGATTTAACTCTAAAAAACAGAATCGTCATGGCACCGATGTGTATGTACTCATGTGAAAAAGAAGATGGGATTGTTACAGACTTTCATATGACACACTATGTAAGCCGTGCTGTCGGCCAGGTGGGCCTGGTCATTCTTGAGGCAACGGCGGTTACTCCTCAAGGTCGGATTTCCCATCAGGACCTGGGAATCTGGAGCGATGAGCATGTGCCCGGCCTGACAGCTTTGACGGAACAAATCAAGCAGAGTGGTGCGGCCGCTGGTATCCAGCTGGCACATGCCGGCCGAAAAGCAGCATTGCGTGATGAAATCATCGCCCCTTCTGCTTTAGCTTTTGACGAGAAGTATAAAGAACCGAAGGCTATGACGGTTGAGGAAATCAAGGAAACGGTCGAGGCGTTCAGGCTGGCTGCCGAGAGGTCTAAGCGCGCTGGCTTTGATGTCATCGAAATCCACGCTGCACATGGATATTTGATCAACCAGTTCCTCTCTCCGCTAACAAATAAACGGGATGACGAATACGGCGGCACTGCCGAGAACCGCTTCCGCTTCCTTCGGGCAATCCTTGAAGAGGTAAAAACCGTATGGGATGGACCTCTGTTTGTCCGGGTTTCCGCATCCGACTATCATGAAGAAGGCCTGACTGTCGATGATTACGTAACCATTGGTGCATCGCTAAAGGAATTGGGCGTTGACTTGATTGATGTCAGCTCAGGTGCTGTTGTACCAGCCAGAATCCATGCTTACCCAGGCTACCAGGTTAAATTCGCTGAAAAAATCAAGCATGAAGCCGATATAGCTACCGGCGCGGTTGGATTGATCACGACCGGAATACAGGCAGAAGAAATCCTGCAAAATGATCGCGCTGAGCTGATTTTCATCGCCCGCGAACTCTTGCGCGATCCATACTGGCCAAGAACAGCAGCCAAGGAGCTTGGTACAAGCATCGAATCACCTAAGCAATATGAACGAGGATGGATTTTTTAA
- a CDS encoding heavy metal translocating P-type ATPase — translation MTEAAQSGDKTVYRVQGFTUASCAGKFEENVKHLDGVFDAKVNFGASKLTVFGKASIEELEQAGAFENLRLYPDKAEMIPEKKKPFWQENATVLISLVMIIAAYFFQVNFGEDSLLAILLFLGAIMIGGYSLFKSGIKNLLKLDFDMRALMTVAIIGAAIIGEWSEGAVVVILFAISEVLERYSMDKARASIRSLMDIAPKEALVRRNGREYSIHVNEIEVGDIMIVKPGEKIAMDGEVVSGFSSVNQAAITGESVPADKSAGDEVFAGTLNGEGLIDVKITKLVDDTTIAKIIHLVEEAQAEKAPSQAFVDRFAKYYTPIIILVAFLVAIVPPLFFGAGWSEWIYQGLAVLVVGCPCALVISTPVSIVTAIGNAAKHGVLVKGGVHLEEMGMLKAVAFDKTGTLTKGVPAVTDIKFSAGENSSALFAVIAALENKSQHPLASAIVRKADTDTVPYMDKVIEDFTSVTGKGLKGTVDGIVYYIGSPKYLEEHVEGGIPAEAAEEISRLQSEGKTVIVAGNDSEVLALIAVADEVRESSREVVSRLHELGIEKTIMLTGDNKGTAAAIGSQAGVTDIESDLLPEDKLNFVKDLQTNHGKVAMVGDGINDAPALAAATVGVAMGGAGTDTALETADIALMADDLKKLPFTIKLSRKTLAIIKQNIAFSIGVKLLALLLVIPGWLTLWIAIFADMGATLIVTLNGLRLLRVKDK, via the coding sequence ATGACTGAAGCAGCGCAATCGGGCGATAAAACAGTTTATCGGGTACAGGGCTTCACCTGAGCAAGCTGTGCCGGAAAGTTCGAAGAGAACGTAAAACACCTGGATGGTGTTTTTGATGCAAAAGTAAATTTTGGCGCTTCCAAGCTGACTGTTTTCGGTAAAGCCTCGATTGAGGAACTGGAGCAAGCTGGAGCATTTGAGAACCTGCGCCTTTACCCGGATAAAGCAGAGATGATCCCTGAAAAAAAGAAGCCGTTCTGGCAGGAAAATGCTACGGTATTGATCAGCTTAGTGATGATCATTGCCGCGTATTTTTTTCAGGTTAATTTTGGTGAAGATAGTTTGCTCGCCATCCTATTATTTCTGGGCGCGATTATGATAGGTGGCTACTCCCTTTTTAAAAGTGGAATAAAGAATCTTCTAAAGCTCGATTTTGACATGAGGGCACTGATGACTGTTGCAATCATCGGGGCTGCCATCATTGGCGAGTGGAGCGAAGGTGCCGTCGTTGTCATATTGTTTGCGATTAGTGAGGTCCTTGAAAGATATTCAATGGATAAGGCAAGAGCTTCGATTCGTTCGTTAATGGATATCGCGCCAAAAGAAGCTCTTGTCCGCCGGAATGGCAGGGAATACAGCATCCATGTAAATGAAATAGAAGTCGGCGATATCATGATTGTAAAACCAGGCGAGAAAATTGCCATGGATGGGGAAGTAGTTTCCGGATTCTCATCTGTCAACCAGGCGGCGATTACAGGGGAATCTGTTCCAGCTGACAAGAGCGCAGGAGATGAAGTGTTTGCCGGCACGCTGAATGGGGAAGGTCTCATCGACGTTAAAATCACTAAACTGGTCGATGATACCACAATCGCGAAAATCATTCACCTTGTCGAAGAGGCACAGGCGGAAAAAGCTCCTTCGCAGGCGTTTGTTGATCGCTTTGCCAAGTATTACACGCCAATTATTATCCTTGTCGCATTTTTGGTTGCTATTGTACCGCCACTTTTCTTCGGTGCAGGATGGAGTGAGTGGATTTATCAAGGCCTGGCCGTCCTGGTTGTCGGCTGTCCGTGCGCCCTGGTCATTTCAACGCCAGTTTCAATTGTGACAGCGATTGGCAATGCCGCTAAACATGGGGTGCTTGTAAAGGGTGGTGTCCACCTTGAGGAAATGGGCATGCTGAAAGCCGTTGCCTTTGATAAGACTGGGACGCTGACAAAAGGAGTGCCGGCTGTTACTGATATCAAATTTTCAGCTGGAGAAAATTCAAGCGCTCTTTTTGCAGTAATCGCCGCCCTTGAAAATAAATCACAGCATCCACTTGCTTCTGCTATTGTCCGAAAGGCAGACACAGACACAGTACCGTACATGGATAAAGTGATTGAAGATTTCACATCGGTAACCGGTAAAGGATTAAAAGGAACTGTTGACGGGATTGTCTATTATATCGGCAGTCCTAAATACCTTGAAGAACACGTCGAAGGTGGAATTCCTGCGGAGGCTGCTGAAGAAATTTCACGCCTGCAGTCTGAAGGTAAAACAGTCATTGTTGCAGGCAACGATTCCGAAGTGCTTGCATTAATCGCGGTAGCAGATGAAGTAAGAGAGTCGAGCAGGGAAGTGGTTTCCCGTCTGCATGAGCTTGGCATTGAAAAGACCATCATGCTGACCGGTGACAACAAAGGCACCGCAGCTGCGATTGGCAGCCAGGCTGGTGTGACGGATATAGAATCCGATTTACTTCCTGAAGATAAGCTTAATTTCGTAAAAGACTTGCAGACAAACCATGGAAAAGTCGCGATGGTCGGCGATGGCATTAATGATGCACCTGCACTCGCCGCTGCGACGGTCGGAGTCGCGATGGGAGGAGCGGGCACTGATACCGCACTCGAAACCGCCGATATCGCCCTGATGGCAGATGACTTGAAAAAGCTGCCGTTCACGATTAAATTGAGCCGTAAAACACTGGCAATCATCAAGCAGAACATCGCCTTCTCAATCGGCGTGAAATTGCTGGCACTGCTGCTGGTCATTCCTGGATGGCTCACCCTGTGGATCGCGATTTTCGCCGATATGGGTGCGACTCTGATTGTCACACTGAATGGCTTGAGGCTTTTGAGAGTCAAGGATAAATAG